A genomic stretch from Rhodospirillaceae bacterium includes:
- a CDS encoding primosomal protein N', whose amino-acid sequence MPESPAKHCHLPGSRVAVLLALPLPAPYDYRVAEDMTLEDGDFVRVPLGRREVSGVVWGAGSETVAESKIREVLAKLEVTPLNGNFRRFLDWVAGYTVSPPGAVLKMAMSVPAALQKPKPVIAYELNPVLPDIKITAARQRVLNVLKDGQPPRAAAELAREAAVGTSVVSGLVKVGALLSIEVQPYLAVAAPDGDHPGPDLSPGQAESGTILAGDVSKGGFAVSLLDGVPGSGKTEVYFQAVAEALKQGRQALVLLPEISLSAQWLDRFERRFGAAPAQWHSDLTPATRRDTWRAVSEGRARVVVGARSALFLPFKDLALIVVDEEHEGAFKQEEGVIYNARDMAVVRASLADIPIVLASATPSLESVVNAKGGRYRLLHLPERHGGAELPDVSLIDMRAEAPTGGHWLSPQLVDQLKETFAAGEQAMLFLNRRGYAPLTLCRTCGHRFACPNCSTWLVSHRRGAGKMQCHHCGYVTPMPENCPTCEKDTLAACGPGVERLAEEVAELFPDIRTDIAASDSIAGPKAAAELVARIEAHQIDLIIGTQIVAKGYHFPLLTLVGVVDADLGLSGGDLRAAERTYQLLYQVAGRAGRAKRPGRVALQTYMPDHPVMQALLSGERERFIETETKARENSDMPPFSRLAALIVSGPLEAEVDKVAALLGRKAPNYKDVMILGPATAALARIRGRHRRRFLVRAAKQVDLQGLLNDWLAQVPSGGKVRIQVDIDPYSFL is encoded by the coding sequence ATGCCCGAGTCTCCTGCCAAACACTGTCATCTTCCCGGTTCCCGTGTCGCCGTACTGCTGGCCCTTCCGTTGCCCGCGCCGTACGACTACCGGGTTGCTGAAGACATGACCCTTGAAGACGGTGATTTTGTCCGTGTGCCGCTGGGTCGACGCGAAGTCAGCGGTGTCGTTTGGGGCGCGGGCAGCGAGACTGTCGCAGAAAGCAAGATCAGGGAGGTGCTGGCAAAGCTTGAGGTAACGCCCCTGAACGGGAATTTCAGACGCTTTCTTGATTGGGTCGCCGGTTATACGGTTTCGCCCCCCGGCGCGGTTTTGAAAATGGCGATGAGCGTGCCTGCCGCCCTGCAAAAACCAAAACCGGTTATTGCTTACGAACTCAATCCCGTCCTGCCTGACATTAAAATAACAGCGGCCCGGCAGCGGGTGCTCAATGTCCTGAAAGACGGCCAGCCGCCCAGAGCAGCGGCTGAACTGGCCCGCGAGGCAGCCGTCGGAACGTCCGTTGTCAGTGGTCTTGTCAAGGTCGGCGCGCTGCTTTCCATAGAAGTTCAGCCATATCTTGCCGTTGCTGCGCCCGACGGCGATCATCCAGGACCCGACCTGTCGCCGGGTCAGGCCGAAAGCGGGACCATATTGGCCGGGGATGTGAGCAAAGGCGGTTTCGCCGTCTCGTTACTTGACGGGGTGCCGGGGTCGGGCAAAACCGAAGTTTATTTTCAGGCTGTCGCCGAAGCCCTGAAGCAGGGCCGTCAGGCTTTGGTGTTGTTGCCGGAAATTTCCTTAAGCGCTCAGTGGCTGGATCGTTTCGAGCGCCGTTTCGGTGCCGCCCCTGCCCAGTGGCATTCGGATTTGACACCGGCCACCCGTCGCGATACCTGGCGGGCCGTCAGTGAAGGTCGCGCCAGGGTCGTCGTCGGCGCGCGTTCGGCTCTTTTCCTGCCTTTCAAGGATCTCGCCCTGATTGTTGTCGACGAAGAACACGAAGGGGCGTTCAAGCAGGAAGAGGGGGTCATTTATAATGCCCGCGACATGGCCGTGGTGCGGGCCAGTCTTGCCGATATCCCGATCGTGCTGGCATCGGCGACGCCGTCCCTGGAATCGGTGGTAAATGCGAAAGGCGGCAGGTACCGCTTGTTGCATTTGCCTGAACGCCATGGCGGTGCTGAATTGCCTGATGTTTCACTCATTGATATGCGGGCCGAGGCCCCGACAGGCGGGCACTGGCTTTCGCCGCAGCTGGTTGATCAGTTGAAAGAAACCTTCGCCGCCGGTGAGCAGGCGATGCTGTTTCTTAATCGCCGGGGTTATGCGCCGCTAACCCTGTGTCGCACCTGCGGTCATCGTTTCGCCTGTCCCAACTGCAGCACCTGGCTGGTCAGTCACCGTCGCGGGGCCGGGAAAATGCAATGTCATCACTGTGGTTATGTAACCCCGATGCCTGAAAATTGTCCGACCTGCGAAAAGGATACACTGGCCGCTTGTGGTCCCGGTGTCGAACGGCTGGCCGAAGAAGTGGCCGAATTGTTTCCGGATATCCGCACCGATATTGCGGCCAGCGACTCGATTGCCGGACCGAAGGCGGCAGCGGAACTGGTGGCCCGTATTGAAGCCCACCAGATCGATTTGATTATTGGCACCCAGATTGTCGCCAAGGGTTATCATTTTCCGCTCCTCACACTGGTCGGGGTGGTTGATGCTGATCTGGGACTGTCAGGGGGTGATCTGCGTGCTGCCGAACGCACATACCAGTTGCTTTATCAGGTCGCAGGAAGGGCCGGCCGGGCAAAGCGCCCGGGCCGGGTGGCGCTGCAAACCTACATGCCTGATCACCCGGTCATGCAGGCGTTGCTGTCGGGCGAACGCGAACGTTTCATTGAAACGGAAACAAAGGCCCGGGAAAATTCCGACATGCCGCCGTTTTCAAGGCTGGCGGCGCTTATTGTTTCAGGTCCTTTGGAGGCGGAAGTGGATAAGGTCGCCGCCCTTCTGGGCCGTAAGGCGCCTAACTATAAAGACGTTATGATTTTGGGTCCGGCGACGGCCGCGCTGGCCCGGATCAGGGGGCGTCATCGCAGACGTTTTCTGGTCAGGGCGGCAAAACAGGTCGATCTTCAGGGGCTGCTAAATGATTGGTTGGCGCAGGTCCCAAGTGGCGGCAAAGTGCGCATCCAGGTAGATATCGACCCCTATAGTTTCCTGTGA